The genomic segment GTCATTTGAATTAATGAGTTGTTTTTAAATCATGAATTCAATTTCCAtatttactttgattcattgattattCTTAAGTTAGTAATTATATATTACTTGGCAAATGAAATTGAAAtccaaaatcaacaagatacaaaagaagtCATGTCAAAATTCACACCTCGACTTCCCAAACCCTAATAGCAATTCGAGATAGAacttcgatccctcttaggtttagttgcaataaggcgcggaaaattcccccgttttgcgatgaaatgcacatcccatttctaaatctacccttcgttgatcctatgttctgggttattacagtcgCCCATGGGCTTGAGCCTTTGGGTTCCAGCCAGATCTCGGTctgtgggcccagatctgggcctggcAGGGCCCGGCTAGTTTTCCCTTCTGCCATGACGGGCGATGAGGCCCTCAGATGCGGGGGTGGCCATATTCGCGCATCTGGCATCCTCGTAGCCCGTCTGTGTCAGTGTCCTTCTGGTTCTTGCGGGGGGCTCCCGACACTCGGACGCTGCACTTGGCGACATCCTGGCCAGCTTTTTCTGGGATAGGGTTCCTAAGCCGGCGCGTGCTCGCCGGGGTCGGCAGCATGTTTCGTATTGCAACTGCTCTTGCAGTTGTGGTCTCTCCCTCCGATCTACTTGGGCCGCGCTGCTACATGTGTTGGCGTGCTAGGGCGTGGTGTCGTCGATCCAATGTCGAGCGACGTCTGGTTCCGGGTTTGGCCGGGCTTGGCCTACTAGATTTTGCGTCCTTCCTATGGGTGAATCTAGTTGGGGCTAGATCTTTGTGTGTCTTGGGTTGGAGGTGCGGTAGCGAGTTCTGTTCTGTCCGCTCTGCGTCCTCGCGACGATGTCTAGATTTTGACCCAGTGGGATCTTGGCGAAAGCTACGCATGGCCTTGCCATTGCCGGCGACGGCTTCACCTATTAGGtggcgttcccttgttgaaggcatcccgATGTTGATCCCCCATTTCGAATTGATGGATTCCGTCCCTCCGCCTCAACCTGCTAATCTTGGTGGCCCCGCTTCGGGCAAGCTTCTCTTGTAGTGTCTTGTGGATCACCCTTTGATCTCTCGCTGGTGTCCCAACCCTCTCACCTCGTCGGCCTAGATGCTTATACACGGCCTTGATTCAGTAGCTGACGGCTTGCCTAGtgccttggggggctttgctaggtcggcgtctgGCCATAGTTTCGGCCGATGTGCCTACCCCAATTCCATTGGAGGATGTTGTGTTTCTGGTCTGGACCTAACCTGAGCTCGCGGGTGGTGCTTCGGAGTCTGGGTGAAAGCTTTTGCATGACCTTGGTCTTAGTCGATGACGATGACGCATTCTGGCGCCATGcaccttcttggaggtgtcgctgCAAGTTACACCATTCGCTCCAAGACCCCCTCTCCTTTTGATCCTCAAGTTCTGCTAGGCTGCTGGCCCGTCGTCGAGTCCCCCTTGAGTTGTTGTGTTGATGCGTAGAAGGTTTGTTGACGTGGTCTAGGACGTGCTCGCTTCGGTGCAAgagaagacaaggctccctcgACCTAGCGCTTGGTGGTGTTCCCTGTGTTGTCTTTTGTTGTTAGTTTTCGGTTTGCTCTTCGTGTGTGTGTTGTAAGTTGTAACTCATGGTGTAACTCATGGTCGGTTGgtggcttcgttaattcaaagtcgATCTCATTTCGAGCCTTCTGTCTAAGATAGGAAAGAAACAATCTTTCGAAAAATAATACACTAAATTTTAAGCTACAACTTTATCGAGCACTTTTGTCTTCTTAATGCGTACCATTGTTGAAGAGATATGTTGGTGGACTTTTGTATGTAGATAGTAcacatctatatatatatatacttgtataaattttcagatttttttgagattttaaaatgaaaaattgaatttaaagaaaaataagatgAGTGGAGCTCGGGGGATACCTCGCGGTCGACACGGCGTAGTACGGGTGAGCGCAGCGGTGGCGTGTGCCCTAACGCCGTGGGCCGTGGGCCGTGGGCGTGCAATGGAAGGTGACGGCACCGTCCGTCTCAGCCGTATCCGGTGGAGGCCGCTTCCGCCACCCACAACCCAATAAAACCGGCCGTCCCCCCACAACCACCGCTTCCCTTCCCTTTCTCCCACCTCCCACGCCCATCCCCCAATGTCCTCGACCACCTCTCCGCGCTCTCGCTCCCCACCCCATCCGCCGCGCTAATTACCCTAAAGCTTCTTGCTTTCCCAATGGAGGTAATCGTCGGCTGACCCTATCTTGCCGGATACCTGATTCCTGCGAGTCCGTAGGATCTTTTTCCGGGGTGTGTGTGGATTTGGTTGGGCGGGGGAGGGAGGCGGAGCCTGGTTCAGATTTGTGGTGTATTCCCGCGGGGGAATTCATGGTGGGTTACATGGAGTGGCCGCATGATTGGTTGCTGTGGGACGCCTTCTTGGAATGCGGAGGGATCCGCAGGCCGCCGATTAGATagcggccggggaggaggaggaggccgccgccgttagcaccacaaccaccaccaccatcccaagGCGCGAGTCACCAGCCATGGGGGAGGACCTCGTCACCACCCTGTCCATGGAGAACGGCGCCGGAGGCGCCCACCACGGCCCCTGCACCCTCCTCTCCATGGACCCCTCCGGCCACCTCGACGGCCGCGCCGTCGGCGTCATGGTGCAGCCCCGCATCGGAGCGGGGCCCGGCGCGCGCGCCCACGCCCTCACCGGCGCGCCTCCGCCCGACATCAACCAGCCCTGGCTCACCGAGGCCTGCGACATGCTGGGCGTCGGCCTCGGCCCGCAGGTCTTCGACGCCGAGGCCGTGCTCAGCGCCGCTCCCAAGGCCGGGAGCCGGAAGACCGCCAAGCGCGGGGACAGCATCTGGGGCGCCTGGTTCTTCTTCACCTTCTACTTCAAGCCCCTGCTCTCGGACAAGGGCAAGAGCAAGGTCGTCCGGGACGCCAACGGCGTGTCCGGCTTCGACAAGTCGGACCTCCGCCTCGACATGTTCCTGGTGCAGCACGACATGGAGAACATGTACATGTGGGCCTTCAAGGAGAGGCCGGACAACGCCCTGGGCAAGATGCAGCTGAGGAGCTACATGAACGGGCACTCACGCCCCGGTGAGCCGCATTTCCCTTTCAGCGTCGACAGGGGATTCGTCAGATCACACCGGATGCAGCGTAAGCACTACCGGGGGCTGTCGAACCCGCAGTGTATTCATGGGATCGAGGTTGTGACTTCGCCGAATCTTGTGAGCATCACCGAGGCGGACCGGAGGAGGTGGGCGGAGCTTACAGGAAGGGAGCTCAATTTCTGCATCCCACAGGAGGCCAGTGATTTTGGGACATGGAGGACCATGCCAAACGCAGAGCTCGAGCTGGAGAGGCCGCAGCCTACCATGAAGAGCAGTGTCCAGCAGCAACCCCCAAAGAAGTTGCTAAACGGATCAGGCTTGAATCTGTCATCACCATCCAACCATTCAGGAGAAGACGGTATGGATCTCTCCCCTGTTAGCAGCAAACGCAGGAAGGAGTCATTTCCGCATACCATGGATGAGGAGTGCTTCTTGCCGTTAAGCTCTTGCGCTGGGAGGATACAACAAGATACCGAGATGCATTCAGCGGTGCAGCCTTCTTGGCTGCATGATTTCAGCGGGGCGATGACCAAGTCTTGCGGGCCAGCAACTGCTGCCAAGTCTATTTACGAGGATGATCACGGCTACTTGATAATGGTCAGCTTACCATTTGTTGATCAGCAGAGGGTAAAGGTTTCATGGAAGAACACTCTTACTCATGGTATAGTCAAGATCCTTTGTAACAGTACAGCTCGGACGCAATACATAAGAAGACACGATAGGGTATTCAAGCTCACTGATGCTACGCCTGAGCACTGCCCTCCAGGGGAGTTCATACGCGAAATACATCTTGCTACCCGTATCCCTGAAGATGCCAAGCTGGAGGCATGCTTTGATGAGGCCGCTGCAGTTCTTGAGATCATGGTCCCCAAACGAGGAAACGAGCCCGAAGAGCATGAAGTTAGAGTCTCCATGCGCCCTCCTCACCTTGGAGTTAACGACCTGCTTATGACATAGGTAATGGAAGATCTCCTCACCATGTTGGTATCTTCTCTCTGATCACCAGATCAGATGTGATCAGATGCTCCAAGGGGCAAAGTTTGGTTCTCCATGCGCCCCCCTCACCTTGGTGTAGTAGCATCTTGTTCTGAGGGTGTTGCTACTGCTTACTGCCCTCGACCTCTTCAGCTGACAAGCCTTTGCTGAAGACTAGTTTGTTCTAGCTTGTATGTTGTGGGTGTCTTTTTAACCCTCGTGTAATCCTTTTAGCATATGCTGGGATTGTGTCCTCGATTCTGTACTAAGCTCAGTTAACATAATAAAATTCATATTTCCGAGTTACTGCTCCGTGTCTGTCTCTGGATTATTGTCCTCCTGTTGCCATCAATCTGTACTGCGGAAATTTGCATTTGCCTTGAAATTTCTTTATGCGATGAAGCATATAGTGCATTGATTGGTAGTTGCTGTTACTTGGTTCCAGAAGTATCACGTCAATTATCATGTCTGGGCTGAAGAATCTGTGCGCAACTATTGCCGGTTCCAGTCATTGCTGTGAGTTCATAGTATGCCACGCAACAAAGGCCTCCAAATTCTGAAGTGGACGCTTGAGGAGCATTTCATGTCAGGACAGCCACTCATACTAGGGAACATCAAGCATGGTAGAGCGGCTACCTAGTAAGCCTAGCACAAGAAGCAGCTTTTCTTTGTTGAAGAGCCCTGTTCTCAGTGATCATCATGCGCCGAAAGACATAAACCTGGCCCTTTGAGCGTCAGAATTCATACCcagtactccaaacctaggaacaGCTGTAATTGAGAAGCAAAATCAAAGTTTCGGGGGGCTCATTTCCAAAAGCTTGTTCTAACTTAACCGTAATCTAGAACAAGCTTAACCGTAACTACAGTAAAAAAAGAAAGCTTAACCGTAATGGTGGAAATTGT from the Lolium rigidum isolate FL_2022 unplaced genomic scaffold, APGP_CSIRO_Lrig_0.1 contig_68743_1, whole genome shotgun sequence genome contains:
- the LOC124682138 gene encoding uncharacterized protein LOC124682138, whose amino-acid sequence is MGEDLVTTLSMENGAGGAHHGPCTLLSMDPSGHLDGRAVGVMVQPRIGAGPGARAHALTGAPPPDINQPWLTEACDMLGVGLGPQVFDAEAVLSAAPKAGSRKTAKRGDSIWGAWFFFTFYFKPLLSDKGKSKVVRDANGVSGFDKSDLRLDMFLVQHDMENMYMWAFKERPDNALGKMQLRSYMNGHSRPGEPHFPFSVDRGFVRSHRMQRKHYRGLSNPQCIHGIEVVTSPNLVSITEADRRRWAELTGRELNFCIPQEASDFGTWRTMPNAELELERPQPTMKSSVQQQPPKKLLNGSGLNLSSPSNHSGEDGMDLSPVSSKRRKESFPHTMDEECFLPLSSCAGRIQQDTEMHSAVQPSWLHDFSGAMTKSCGPATAAKSIYEDDHGYLIMVSLPFVDQQRVKVSWKNTLTHGIVKILCNSTARTQYIRRHDRVFKLTDATPEHCPPGEFIREIHLATRIPEDAKLEACFDEAAAVLEIMVPKRGNEPEEHEVRVSMRPPHLGVNDLLMT